From Rubricoccus marinus, a single genomic window includes:
- a CDS encoding type II secretion system F family protein, producing MSRPVIALPSARAVVATASKVAPPTASWRRRPSPKSVADFSRGLAVMVTARLPITDALRTLEDQFTGTLQGAARGVREGVESGAGLAASFARYPLVFDPLYVQLVRVGETAGVLPDVLNRLAGYLERAAALRRRVRLALVYPAVVLVVAGGAVGFLLAFVVPTFAAMFADFGAELPGPTRFVLAASQALITGGPWLIAAGMGLAVAGQRWARTPAGDRTIEGLLLRLPVLGPLLRGALIARFCRTVGTLVRGGVPLVEALDLAAGPGAPPRSADAAQALADGLRKGGRLRDSLLRESLFPPLVIQLLSAGEEAARLDDVLLILAAKYEEETDGAVDALAAIVEPVLIVLLGLVVGGILVAMYLPMFDLASTVH from the coding sequence ATGAGCAGACCCGTCATCGCGCTGCCGTCCGCTCGGGCCGTCGTCGCCACAGCCTCTAAGGTCGCCCCTCCCACCGCCTCATGGCGGCGTCGGCCATCACCGAAATCCGTCGCCGATTTCAGCCGAGGGCTCGCGGTCATGGTGACCGCCCGCCTCCCGATCACGGACGCCCTACGAACCCTTGAGGACCAATTCACCGGCACCCTCCAGGGGGCTGCCCGAGGCGTGCGAGAGGGGGTCGAGAGTGGAGCCGGGCTCGCGGCCAGTTTCGCCCGGTACCCGCTCGTGTTCGACCCGCTCTACGTTCAACTCGTGCGCGTCGGTGAAACGGCGGGCGTGCTCCCCGATGTGCTGAACCGCCTCGCAGGGTATCTCGAACGCGCCGCTGCCCTCCGTCGCCGCGTCCGCTTGGCCCTCGTCTACCCCGCCGTCGTGCTCGTCGTCGCGGGGGGAGCCGTCGGCTTCCTGCTCGCGTTCGTCGTCCCCACCTTCGCAGCCATGTTCGCCGACTTCGGCGCAGAGTTACCCGGTCCCACGCGGTTCGTCCTGGCCGCGAGCCAGGCCCTCATTACTGGAGGGCCTTGGCTCATCGCAGCGGGTATGGGCCTCGCCGTCGCGGGGCAGCGCTGGGCACGAACGCCTGCGGGAGATCGCACCATCGAGGGGCTCCTCCTACGCCTTCCTGTCCTCGGTCCCCTCCTACGAGGAGCCCTCATCGCGCGCTTCTGCCGCACCGTCGGCACGCTCGTGCGCGGCGGGGTCCCACTCGTCGAAGCCCTCGACCTCGCGGCAGGGCCAGGAGCCCCGCCCCGATCCGCCGATGCGGCGCAAGCCCTAGCTGACGGACTGAGGAAGGGAGGCCGACTCCGAGACTCTCTCCTCCGTGAGTCCCTCTTCCCTCCTCTCGTGATCCAACTCCTCTCCGCGGGGGAAGAAGCTGCTCGCTTGGACGACGTGCTCCTCATCCTCGCCGCCAAATACGAGGAGGAGACCGATGGGGCGGTCGACGCGCTCGCCGCCATCGTCGAGCCGGTGCTCATCGTCCTCCTCGGCCTCGTAGTCGGTGGAATCCTCGTCGCGATGTACCTGCCCATGTTCGACCTCGCGAGCACCGTCCACTAG
- a CDS encoding PilW family protein codes for MSPPIADSEAGFGLPSVLLLITLLSLLVGSVLVVDLAGRQASVQRSDRLQARYAAEAALDLAYAEATPDQPTDSFEVPLGPRIRSRATLEPFGVFLLVNASGQTGRARSQVRSLIGAPPGEATRYALVLGDPSTPLVLAGDAVVEGTILTGPAGIQYGDLPRRPNAPRHDGAAETTTTARPITLPVASATQQRLEAVLHGATPSSDGDSALVLSSFGDLTIRARDLPRSDSRDLWIVAGGDVDIVGPLTLPPYVRIAAGGEVRLTGPIAGGPALAYGRQSATTRGAVTASLHLLAGRSVRVGPGAALRYPSSAVALGVVDAEVEIGDGSTLDGVAAYAPDGPGRGTVAVSPRAHVRGGVYSADRADIQGTITGPTVVWQLRFYDSPATYVNWLRSGRFDARSLPPRAVPFGVAAPGTAVALTADRRSLPDDPQSERSRGRLYSDRGRGLPRASRHRAPPARRRVLVVRRPRRRSGPDGRPRARTIHHRRGSVHGRLSALLSCARALRTERRLDHLDGDHDTRSSSHYARPRVEGATRRGAYRALPQCPPRYPTPRRPLGSPAAQSDAGFSLVELSVGASLTLLTVSIAVAIVVTLSQQAATWRDNTELASTAATTLEMVSADLMVSTELPLTHLGGTRLHIATPDDSARTVEYHLSDGVLLREGRKVNGPGVSIEGLRFAPRGSFCTDVALTVASVRTRSRRLTVGTTACIRASTASLGPSHP; via the coding sequence GTGAGCCCCCCTATCGCGGACTCCGAAGCCGGTTTCGGTCTCCCCAGCGTCCTCCTTCTCATCACGCTCCTGTCGCTCTTGGTCGGAAGCGTTCTCGTCGTCGACCTTGCCGGTCGTCAGGCCTCCGTCCAACGGTCCGACCGGCTCCAGGCCCGCTACGCCGCCGAGGCGGCCCTGGACCTCGCGTACGCCGAGGCGACGCCTGACCAGCCGACAGACTCGTTCGAGGTGCCCCTCGGGCCGCGCATCCGCTCGCGCGCGACCCTCGAACCCTTCGGGGTGTTTCTCCTCGTCAACGCCTCAGGCCAGACGGGCCGCGCGAGGTCCCAGGTCCGCTCGCTCATCGGTGCCCCGCCTGGCGAGGCGACCCGGTACGCCCTCGTCCTCGGTGACCCCTCCACCCCGCTCGTCCTCGCCGGTGATGCTGTCGTCGAGGGCACCATCCTCACCGGCCCCGCGGGCATCCAGTACGGCGACCTCCCACGCCGCCCCAATGCCCCTCGTCATGACGGAGCCGCAGAGACGACCACGACCGCGCGGCCCATTACCCTCCCGGTGGCGTCAGCGACGCAACAGCGACTCGAAGCCGTTCTCCACGGCGCTACCCCATCGTCCGATGGGGACTCGGCTCTCGTCCTCTCGTCCTTCGGCGACCTCACGATTCGTGCACGAGACCTACCCCGCTCCGACTCGCGCGACCTATGGATCGTCGCGGGCGGCGACGTCGACATCGTCGGGCCTCTCACGCTGCCTCCGTACGTGCGTATCGCCGCAGGTGGAGAGGTGAGACTGACAGGCCCCATCGCTGGAGGCCCTGCCCTCGCCTACGGCCGACAGTCCGCGACGACCCGAGGCGCCGTCACCGCGTCGCTCCATCTCCTCGCAGGGCGCTCGGTCCGGGTCGGTCCAGGTGCGGCGCTTCGCTACCCCTCCTCCGCCGTCGCTCTGGGCGTGGTAGACGCCGAGGTGGAAATCGGCGACGGATCCACGCTCGACGGCGTCGCCGCCTACGCTCCAGATGGTCCCGGCCGTGGAACGGTCGCGGTCTCGCCGCGCGCCCACGTACGAGGCGGCGTGTACAGCGCCGACCGTGCCGACATCCAAGGCACCATAACCGGCCCCACCGTCGTGTGGCAACTCCGCTTCTACGACTCCCCCGCTACCTATGTCAACTGGCTCCGCTCGGGGCGCTTCGACGCGCGTTCCCTTCCGCCCCGCGCCGTCCCGTTCGGCGTCGCCGCCCCCGGCACGGCTGTCGCCCTCACCGCCGACCGCCGCTCACTCCCCGACGACCCACAGTCTGAGCGATCCCGAGGCAGGCTTTACTCTGACCGAGGCCGCGGTCTCCCTCGCGCTTCTCGCCATCGCGCTCCTCCCGCTCGGCGCCGCGTTCTCGTGGTCCGTCGCCCGCGCCGACGGTCAGGACCGGACGGCCGCCCTCGCGCTCGCACAATCCATCACCGAAGAGGCTCGGTTCATGGCCGACTCTCTGCCTTACTCAGCTGCGCACGCGCCCTCAGAACTGAAAGACGGCTGGATCATCTCGACGGTGACCACGACACAAGGTCCTCTTCTCATTACGCACGTCCGCGTGTGGAAGGCGCCACGAGGCGCGGGGCGTACAGGGCTCTCCCCCAATGCCCCCCCCGGTACCCCACCCCTCGCCGACCTCTCGGCAGCCCGGCCGCTCAGTCCGACGCCGGCTTCTCTCTCGTCGAGCTCTCCGTCGGCGCCTCGCTCACCCTCCTCACCGTCTCGATCGCCGTAGCCATCGTCGTCACCCTCTCACAGCAGGCCGCCACGTGGCGCGACAACACCGAGCTCGCCTCCACCGCCGCGACCACGCTCGAGATGGTATCGGCGGACCTCATGGTATCGACGGAACTCCCGCTCACCCACCTCGGAGGCACTCGCCTCCATATCGCTACGCCAGACGACTCGGCCCGCACGGTCGAGTACCACCTGTCGGACGGCGTCCTCCTCCGCGAGGGCCGGAAGGTCAACGGACCGGGTGTTTCCATCGAAGGGCTGCGCTTCGCCCCCAGGGGCTCCTTTTGTACCGACGTGGCGCTCACGGTCGCGTCGGTGCGCACCCGATCGCGGCGACTCACCGTCGGTACAACGGCCTGCATCCGGGCATCGACTGCCAGCCTGGGCCCATCACACCCATGA
- a CDS encoding prepilin peptidase — translation MAPALASVAVLGLVFGSFLNVAAYRLPQRRSLSPRSACPACSHALAWRDLIPLVSYGLLRGRCRHCDARVPLQYPFVEVAAALAFVAVASRAASLAPLLPTVSSTGPVGGGAFVWAVVAFIGFAATLVATVTDLRHGTVPDRLSLSAGALVLIVLVALAPAWLPSRLVAAVAAAAVALALRGLGSIAFGRPGFGLGDAKLLAVLGLALGWYALWALYLGILVAGLAGAVGLATGRLSRHQPVPFVPSLLVGATLWIAVWPHGPFP, via the coding sequence ATGGCGCCGGCTCTCGCCAGCGTGGCCGTGCTCGGCCTCGTCTTCGGCAGCTTCCTCAACGTCGCCGCCTACCGGCTTCCACAGCGGCGCTCCCTGTCGCCACGCTCCGCGTGCCCCGCCTGCAGCCATGCCCTCGCGTGGCGAGACCTCATCCCTCTCGTCAGCTACGGCCTTCTCCGCGGCAGGTGTAGGCACTGCGATGCGCGAGTCCCGCTCCAGTACCCATTCGTCGAGGTCGCTGCAGCTCTGGCGTTCGTGGCAGTCGCATCGCGCGCGGCGTCGCTAGCCCCCCTCCTCCCCACGGTCTCCAGCACCGGTCCCGTCGGGGGGGGCGCCTTCGTCTGGGCGGTCGTCGCGTTTATCGGCTTCGCGGCCACGCTCGTTGCCACCGTTACCGATCTCCGCCACGGCACCGTTCCAGACCGACTCTCGCTCTCGGCAGGGGCTCTCGTTCTCATCGTTCTGGTCGCTTTGGCACCGGCGTGGCTACCAAGCCGCCTCGTCGCGGCCGTCGCCGCCGCGGCCGTCGCCCTCGCCCTTCGTGGGCTCGGGAGCATCGCGTTCGGCCGACCGGGGTTCGGGCTCGGTGACGCCAAGCTCCTCGCCGTTCTCGGGCTCGCCCTCGGTTGGTACGCGTTGTGGGCCCTCTACCTGGGCATCCTCGTCGCAGGCCTCGCCGGAGCCGTCGGGCTCGCCACCGGTCGGCTGTCGCGCCATCAGCCCGTTCCGTTCGTGCCCTCCCTCCTGGTCGGCGCCACCCTGTGGATCGCCGTGTGGCCGCACGGACCCTTCCCGTGA
- a CDS encoding type IV pilin protein produces MTTPPRSHDTPEAGFSLTELMVVLVIVGILALLAIPRFMNVTADAKKTEAKLMLKQVYSLEQGYLYQNDVYASSPGLIGFEQTPLVSQGGSARYVIAVERADDRGFTATATSVVDFDKDGTFNVWEVSESGVVRERVPD; encoded by the coding sequence GTGACCACTCCCCCCCGCTCTCACGACACCCCCGAAGCCGGGTTCTCTCTCACCGAGCTGATGGTCGTCCTCGTGATCGTCGGCATCCTCGCCCTTCTGGCCATCCCCCGGTTCATGAACGTCACGGCAGACGCCAAGAAGACCGAGGCCAAACTGATGCTCAAGCAGGTCTACTCCCTCGAACAGGGCTACCTCTACCAGAACGACGTGTACGCCTCGTCTCCTGGCCTCATCGGCTTCGAGCAGACCCCCCTCGTCTCTCAGGGAGGCTCCGCACGCTACGTCATCGCGGTCGAGCGCGCCGACGACCGCGGCTTCACCGCCACCGCCACCTCCGTCGTCGACTTCGACAAGGACGGCACGTTCAACGTGTGGGAGGTCAGCGAATCGGGCGTCGTCCGCGAGCGCGTCCCCGACTGA
- a CDS encoding PilN domain-containing protein → MTPPLAARPRVVGVHIEPTAVRWAELAHERGGVSIRRTVSVPIESGDVPAALRVAAGRSIPRLVYVHAPASALRLTVVDGPEPPLTPGWAEGVLGSQLPEGIDLGAFAVRAAPVRVSDTASRWYVAAIRNAAVDSLCDLFRTAGIPLAGVLPFGPDLDVVAPSNGAVAYAGSAEGVALVRDDSGTLAVEYYAGPSAPGDALREASRLGEPALVTGPNAPDTSRGLADSSPAFAASVALAILAASGGADSLNLLAPEIAHEGASAPVRDAALRRVLAIAALTFVVLAVSLALAPTPAEDVVTAPAPVAARAASSARLAPSLDRIGRAIPPGVWLRSLRLDPTSDDSVILTGVSLSPDGLSDVLSGLQRDARLLDARLTDASAQGQPGSPFRFEVSARFAP, encoded by the coding sequence ATGACGCCCCCCCTCGCCGCGCGGCCCCGCGTCGTCGGGGTGCACATTGAGCCTACCGCCGTCCGCTGGGCCGAACTCGCTCACGAACGCGGAGGCGTCTCCATCCGCCGGACCGTCTCCGTCCCCATCGAGAGCGGCGACGTGCCGGCCGCCCTGCGCGTCGCCGCTGGGCGCAGCATTCCGCGGCTCGTGTACGTCCACGCCCCCGCGTCAGCGCTTCGCCTCACCGTCGTAGACGGCCCCGAGCCGCCGCTGACGCCCGGATGGGCCGAGGGCGTCCTCGGCAGCCAACTCCCCGAGGGCATCGACCTCGGCGCGTTCGCCGTTCGCGCCGCGCCGGTACGCGTCTCGGACACCGCCTCGCGCTGGTACGTCGCCGCCATCCGCAACGCCGCCGTCGACAGCCTGTGTGACCTCTTCCGCACCGCGGGCATCCCCCTTGCGGGCGTCCTCCCGTTCGGTCCCGACCTGGACGTGGTCGCTCCCTCGAACGGCGCCGTCGCGTATGCGGGCTCAGCCGAGGGCGTGGCCCTCGTCCGCGACGACAGCGGCACCCTCGCCGTCGAGTACTACGCTGGACCGTCTGCACCCGGAGACGCGCTCCGCGAGGCTTCTCGGCTGGGCGAGCCCGCCCTTGTCACCGGCCCCAACGCTCCAGATACGTCGCGAGGCCTGGCAGACTCCTCTCCTGCCTTCGCGGCTTCGGTCGCACTCGCCATCCTCGCCGCGTCCGGCGGAGCGGACTCGCTCAACCTTCTCGCTCCTGAAATCGCGCACGAGGGCGCCTCCGCACCCGTTCGCGACGCCGCCCTCCGGCGCGTCCTCGCCATCGCGGCTCTCACGTTCGTTGTTCTCGCAGTCTCTCTGGCCCTCGCTCCCACACCAGCCGAGGACGTCGTGACAGCCCCGGCGCCCGTCGCCGCACGCGCCGCGTCCAGCGCACGCCTCGCGCCCTCGCTCGACCGCATCGGACGCGCCATCCCTCCCGGCGTCTGGCTCCGCTCGCTCCGCCTTGATCCCACGTCGGATGACTCGGTCATCCTCACAGGCGTATCACTCAGCCCCGACGGTCTCTCGGACGTTCTCAGCGGCCTGCAGCGCGACGCACGCCTCCTAGACGCGCGGCTCACCGACGCTTCCGCACAGGGCCAGCCCGGCTCCCCCTTCCGGTTCGAGGTCTCCGCACGGTTCGCACCATGA
- a CDS encoding secretin N-terminal domain-containing protein produces the protein MTPISLAARHRLQPSPDEQRALTATFLAYAEAWAWIAEQGRASGVSSLAGLHTLGYRVARDRFGLGANLAVRAVGRAAHEIRAAAPDAPPLPSLDLDVRTFRFLPDADAVSLASVHGRLRAIPIGPSVPTHQPLVSAATLRAEPDGHYDLYVRTPVLQGTGQLVRTLLVGLLFLLLALPASAQIDRSALPPALLAPLDEVNVRDADLRDVLRAIGAQQGINLVVDDRIERRVTVQLVGLPVIDALASLADQYGLVLDQSGPLLRIRPALGPGEGRALDVRSADGLLSLDLDDADLGAAMRAVARATGLNVLVPPELSGTVSGRLQDAPAESGLRALLATNGYELRIRDDIYLVARATPGGPDPADPYGPPAPGVALWVQVQNGLVSVDAQSAPVARVLDEIAAQAGLSVVAYGTLDGTLTARWSRIPLAQAVGYALRGTSLGYRLDGPVLVVGDRTRGGINGVELIRLRHVRSTDAIGRLPESLRQRAVMQDQREQNGILVTGSADAVDEVRQVLSAIDIPVPQVLIEALVVDFSTSDLSQLGLSFGVDGDPTRSGERTGAFGSPPLGGGFDVTLGADAARDVVDLLGLGSIGRLPADFYIQLQALVQEGKATVRSRPQIATLSGHTASITVGTSQYYLLKSIVPTTGTGLGVETERFEKVDANVSLVITPWVGASGDVTAEIKPEFSSPVGAFEAGVPPTINSRTVDTTVRLRDGETIIIGGLIQESQAATYNKVPLLGSIPLLGRLFRNRRETAQRSELVIFITPHVFYGDETDGERTDRLNQRLGLPPLPAAPRYLAPALAPPPQEDRP, from the coding sequence GTGACACCCATATCGCTCGCAGCCCGACACCGGCTGCAGCCGTCTCCAGACGAACAGCGCGCCCTCACCGCCACGTTTCTCGCCTACGCCGAGGCCTGGGCCTGGATCGCCGAGCAGGGACGTGCCTCTGGCGTCTCGTCCCTCGCTGGCCTCCACACCCTGGGTTACCGCGTCGCCCGCGACCGTTTCGGGCTCGGCGCCAACCTCGCCGTCCGCGCCGTCGGCCGCGCAGCCCACGAGATCCGCGCAGCAGCACCCGACGCTCCACCCCTTCCCTCTCTCGACCTCGATGTCCGCACCTTCCGCTTCCTCCCGGACGCCGACGCCGTCAGCCTTGCGTCCGTCCATGGGCGACTCCGCGCCATACCCATCGGCCCGTCCGTCCCGACGCACCAGCCGCTCGTGAGCGCCGCCACGCTCCGCGCCGAGCCCGACGGACACTACGACCTCTACGTCCGCACTCCTGTTCTCCAAGGTACCGGTCAGCTCGTGCGCACCCTCCTCGTCGGCCTCCTCTTCCTTCTCCTCGCGCTCCCCGCCTCCGCGCAGATCGACCGGAGCGCGCTCCCACCCGCCCTCCTCGCACCCCTGGACGAGGTCAATGTCCGTGACGCCGACCTCCGCGACGTCCTCCGCGCCATCGGCGCTCAGCAAGGCATCAACCTCGTCGTCGACGACCGCATCGAGCGGCGCGTCACCGTCCAGCTCGTCGGCCTCCCCGTCATCGACGCCCTCGCGTCCCTCGCCGACCAGTACGGCCTCGTCCTCGACCAGTCCGGCCCGCTCCTCCGCATCCGTCCCGCCCTCGGCCCCGGCGAAGGCCGCGCCCTCGACGTCCGGAGCGCCGATGGCCTCCTTTCTCTCGACCTCGACGATGCCGACCTCGGCGCTGCCATGCGCGCCGTCGCCCGCGCCACAGGCCTCAACGTCCTCGTCCCGCCCGAACTCTCCGGAACGGTCTCCGGCCGCCTCCAAGACGCCCCCGCCGAGTCTGGCCTCCGCGCCCTCCTCGCCACCAACGGCTACGAGCTTCGCATCCGCGATGACATCTACCTCGTCGCCCGTGCCACCCCCGGCGGCCCCGATCCCGCAGATCCGTACGGTCCACCCGCTCCCGGCGTCGCCCTTTGGGTCCAGGTCCAAAACGGTCTCGTCAGCGTCGACGCTCAGTCGGCCCCTGTCGCCCGCGTCTTGGATGAGATCGCGGCGCAAGCAGGCCTGAGCGTCGTCGCCTATGGCACGCTCGACGGGACCCTGACGGCCAGGTGGAGTCGCATCCCCCTCGCACAGGCCGTCGGCTACGCCCTCCGTGGCACCTCGCTCGGCTACCGCCTCGATGGCCCCGTCCTCGTCGTCGGTGACCGCACGCGTGGCGGCATCAACGGCGTCGAGCTCATCCGCCTCCGCCACGTCCGCTCCACAGACGCCATCGGTCGCCTACCCGAGTCCCTCCGGCAGCGGGCGGTCATGCAGGATCAGCGCGAGCAAAACGGCATCCTCGTTACCGGCTCCGCCGACGCGGTCGATGAGGTCCGCCAGGTCCTCTCGGCCATCGACATCCCCGTCCCCCAGGTTCTTATCGAAGCCCTCGTCGTGGATTTCTCCACCTCGGACCTCTCCCAACTCGGCCTCTCGTTTGGCGTCGACGGCGACCCGACCCGCAGCGGCGAGCGCACCGGGGCCTTCGGCAGCCCACCTCTGGGCGGAGGCTTCGACGTCACGCTCGGCGCCGACGCCGCCCGTGACGTCGTCGACCTTCTGGGGCTCGGCTCTATCGGTCGCCTCCCCGCCGACTTCTACATCCAGCTCCAGGCCCTCGTTCAAGAGGGCAAGGCCACCGTCCGCTCCCGCCCGCAGATCGCCACGCTCAGCGGCCACACGGCCTCCATCACGGTCGGCACCAGCCAGTACTACCTCCTCAAGTCCATCGTCCCCACCACCGGAACCGGCCTCGGCGTCGAGACCGAGCGCTTCGAGAAGGTCGACGCCAACGTCAGCCTCGTCATCACCCCGTGGGTCGGGGCCTCCGGCGACGTCACCGCCGAGATCAAGCCCGAGTTCTCCAGCCCCGTCGGCGCCTTCGAGGCCGGCGTCCCCCCCACCATCAACAGCCGCACCGTCGACACCACCGTCCGGCTGCGAGACGGCGAGACCATCATCATCGGCGGCCTCATCCAGGAGTCTCAGGCGGCCACCTACAACAAGGTCCCGCTCCTCGGCAGCATCCCCCTCCTCGGCCGCCTCTTCCGCAACCGCCGCGAGACCGCCCAACGCTCCGAGCTCGTCATCTTCATCACGCCCCACGTTTTCTACGGCGACGAGACCGACGGCGAGCGCACCGACCGCCTGAACCAGCGCCTCGGCCTGCCCCCCCTTCCAGCCGCTCCCCGCTACCTTGCGCCCGCGCTCGCCCCTCCACCACAGGAGGACCGTCCATGA
- a CDS encoding GspE/PulE family protein, producing MISTLAPPPDALRRLRAVSLPGESGSLRVACPEGTEEAVIRDLAFLTGLSVEAVGTPEHELRDLLSTEASGETTSQTLRPAGLLTVPSGSAVQVVDAFLRGAAERAASDIHLEPSEAGLAVRFRLDGVLHAAADLPPHRRDEVIARVKVLAGLDIAEKRRPQDGRLRFTPSGRRPVDVRVSTIPTTSGEKVVLRLLDRDRVRLDLATLGHEPYVLGALREAIVRPHGMVLVTGPTGSGKTTTLYAALHEIDRQALNVTTVEDPVEFEIEGVAQVPVRPEIGFSFAEALRAFLRQDPDVVMVGEIRDRETAEVAVRAALTGHLVLSTLHTNDAASAVTRLVDMGVEPYLVAASLRFVLAQRLVRRTCPECRAPLAPEDLLPEERPFATPERPVWRGYGCTACAHTGYAGRIAVAEALPISDAIAALITDGAGPGAIRQAAAADGWRSLRENAERALYSGHTTASEVLRHTLA from the coding sequence ATGATCTCCACCCTCGCACCTCCTCCCGATGCGCTCCGGCGTCTCCGTGCGGTGTCTCTCCCGGGCGAGAGTGGATCGCTCCGGGTGGCGTGCCCCGAGGGCACCGAGGAGGCGGTCATTCGGGATCTCGCCTTCCTCACGGGACTCTCGGTAGAAGCCGTTGGCACTCCTGAGCACGAGCTTCGAGACCTACTGTCTACGGAGGCTTCTGGCGAGACCACATCCCAGACCCTACGACCAGCAGGACTCCTCACAGTCCCATCGGGATCTGCCGTTCAGGTTGTAGACGCGTTCCTCCGTGGCGCAGCAGAGCGCGCTGCTAGCGACATCCACTTGGAGCCCTCTGAGGCAGGCCTCGCCGTCCGCTTCCGCCTGGATGGCGTCCTCCACGCCGCCGCCGACCTCCCTCCGCACCGCCGCGACGAGGTTATCGCCCGCGTCAAGGTCCTCGCTGGCCTCGATATCGCCGAGAAGCGCCGTCCCCAGGACGGACGCCTTCGTTTCACCCCGTCCGGGCGACGACCCGTCGACGTTCGCGTCTCCACCATCCCGACCACCTCGGGCGAGAAGGTCGTCCTCCGCCTCCTCGACCGCGACCGTGTCCGCCTCGACCTCGCCACCCTCGGCCACGAGCCTTACGTCCTCGGCGCCCTCCGCGAGGCCATCGTACGCCCCCACGGCATGGTCCTCGTCACCGGCCCCACCGGCAGCGGCAAGACCACCACGCTCTACGCCGCCCTCCACGAGATCGACCGGCAGGCCCTCAACGTCACCACCGTAGAAGACCCCGTCGAGTTCGAGATCGAGGGCGTCGCGCAGGTCCCCGTCCGGCCCGAGATCGGCTTCTCCTTCGCCGAGGCCCTCCGCGCCTTCCTCCGCCAAGACCCCGATGTCGTCATGGTCGGCGAGATCCGAGACCGCGAGACGGCCGAGGTCGCCGTCCGCGCCGCCCTCACCGGGCACCTCGTCCTCTCCACCCTCCACACCAACGACGCCGCCTCCGCCGTCACGCGCCTCGTCGATATGGGCGTCGAGCCCTACCTCGTCGCGGCCTCGCTCCGTTTCGTTCTCGCGCAACGCCTCGTCCGCCGCACCTGCCCCGAGTGCCGGGCCCCGCTCGCGCCGGAAGACCTTCTCCCCGAAGAACGCCCCTTCGCCACGCCAGAACGTCCCGTCTGGCGAGGCTACGGCTGCACCGCGTGCGCCCACACCGGCTACGCAGGCCGCATCGCCGTCGCCGAGGCCCTTCCCATCAGCGACGCCATCGCCGCGCTCATCACCGACGGCGCCGGTCCTGGAGCGATCCGTCAGGCCGCTGCCGCAGACGGCTGGCGCTCCCTGCGCGAAAACGCCGAGCGCGCCCTCTATTCCGGTCACACGACCGCATCCGAGGTGCTTCGCCACACCCTCGCGTAA